TTGCATTATTTGAAACAACACTCTTTGCTTGTGTCGGGGGAGACGAATTTTGTTCCGGCCAATTCTCAGCGAAATACGACCGAAATCCGCCGATTCGGACCGTAAAAGTTACGGATAACTCGGCCCCGCCATGACTGCCACCAAGGTGAGTTGAAGTTTCGATGGGAGGAGTGGAATTTTGTAAGGTTTTTGAACTCGACACTAAAGTGGGCTTTGTGTTATGTGGTTATGTTCCAGATGGACGTCGATTCCCAGAAGGGCGAGGGGTTCCGGTCCTACTACATCCAGAAGATCGAAGAGCTGCAGCTGATCGTGGCGGAGAAGAACCAGAACCTGCGCCGACTGCAGGCCCAGCGGAACGAGCTGAACGCCAAGGTCCGGATGTTGCGCGAGGAGTTGCAGCTGCTGCAGGAACAGGGCAGCTACGTGGGCGAGGTCGTCAAGCCGATGGACAAGAAGAAGGTGCTGGTGAAGGTCCACCCGGAGGGCAAGTTTGTCGTGGACATCGATAAGAACATCGACATCAACGACGTGACGCCAAACTGCCGGGTTGCGCTGCGGAACGAAAGCTACACGCTGCACAAGATCCTGCCGAACAAGGTCGACCCGCTGGTGTCGCTGATGATGGTCGAGAAGGTGCCGGACTCGACGTACGAAATGGTCGGAGGGTTGGACAAGCAAATCAAGGAGATCAAGGAAGTCATCGAACTGCCCGTGAAGCATCCGGAACTGTTCGACGCCCTCGGAATCGCCCAACCCAAGGGAGTCCTGCTCTACGGACCTCCAGGAACTGGAAAGACTCTGCTTGCTCGTGCCGTGGCTCACCACACCGAGTGCACCTTCATCCGCGTGTCCGGCTCCGAACTGGTCCAGAAGTTCATCGGCGAAGGGTCTCGAATGGTGCGCGAACTGTTCGTGATGGCCCGCGAGCACGCCCCGTCCATCATCTTCATGGACGAAATCGATTCCATCGGTTCGTCCCGTATCGAAAGCGGCAGCGGTGGCGACTCCGAAGTCCAGCGTACCATGCTTGAGCTCCTCAACCAACTGGACGGTTTCGAAGCCACCAAGAACATCAAGGTCATCATGGCCACCAACCGTATCGACATCCTGGATCCCGCCCTGCTCCGTCCCGGCCGTATCGATCGCAAGATCGAGTTCCCGCCACCAAACGAGGAAGCCCGTCTGGACATCCTGAAGATCCACTCGCGTAAGATGAACCTGACGCGTGGAATCAACCTGCGCAAGATCGCCGAACTCATGCCCGGGGCGTCCGGCGCCGAGGTGAAGGGCGTCTGTACCGAGGCGGGAATGTACGCGTTGCGCGAGCGTCGTGTCCACGTCACCCAGGAGGACTTTGAGATGGCCGTGGCCAAGGTGATGCAGAAGGACTCGGAGAAGAACATGTCCATCAAAAAGTTGTGGAAGTAAGGTGTGGAAGGCGACGCGCGCGTGCGGTacaatttatatggaaaacaaacatctttctttttcttctttttgcgTGAGCGTCGTAAACTTAAGTGTATGCattaatcaaataaaacaaatataataTACACGTTGTTGAGCtattcatttaaaaagaaaGTCTTTTACAGtatttgttcggtaactgggctgagaacgtagcccagtcaccgaatgctgctcgctaactgggctgaacgaaaaataacgaggggaacaccgatgcataatattttcctgatgaaatataaaaataaaagtgaatcaaatttatttacgatgtttacttttcatatttctttaattgtgacttgaaatgaaataaaagtttgaaaaaagtttttattatttattgaaaatgtttttgcatccattaacccctcggtcatttcggtttgttttggtttttttacgtttgtctgctttttaactgggctacggcccagttatcgagcgcccagttaaaaagcagcccagttaaacaacgcccagttaccgaacaactactgtagtcTATTCTACGATTCCACCAgcgtcaaaccagcaggatccagatcaaaagttggacaaaaaattctgaaacaagatgtttttttttctaaaacaaacaaaacccaTTTGTTGGCGACCGGGAATGATACCTTTCAGAGCATCAGGCATAAGGCtttgtgccttcctcactgatgtAAGGCTATCagcacgggtatgaatcttcaagcaatttcaatatggcgacttgtagcAGAAGGAAGTGAGACATTTTCGCTAtttctcactgttctgtgttctgcgtgcacgtccgcaaacatcgaccacacacatactaacacaaagcgccaccaagaggcaaaaggtgattacgaatatttttggcactttcgttaaaaatatgcggttttgcaaaaacaaacaaacaaaaccaacATTTAAGTGTAGTTCAACtgtcaaacttgtaattcgttgctgatttgttcgaaaatttgttaaaaataataagtttttttgcagcacctcttttggacggacatttctg
This is a stretch of genomic DNA from Culex pipiens pallens isolate TS chromosome 1, TS_CPP_V2, whole genome shotgun sequence. It encodes these proteins:
- the LOC120424175 gene encoding 26S proteasome regulatory subunit 8, translating into MTATKMDVDSQKGEGFRSYYIQKIEELQLIVAEKNQNLRRLQAQRNELNAKVRMLREELQLLQEQGSYVGEVVKPMDKKKVLVKVHPEGKFVVDIDKNIDINDVTPNCRVALRNESYTLHKILPNKVDPLVSLMMVEKVPDSTYEMVGGLDKQIKEIKEVIELPVKHPELFDALGIAQPKGVLLYGPPGTGKTLLARAVAHHTECTFIRVSGSELVQKFIGEGSRMVRELFVMAREHAPSIIFMDEIDSIGSSRIESGSGGDSEVQRTMLELLNQLDGFEATKNIKVIMATNRIDILDPALLRPGRIDRKIEFPPPNEEARLDILKIHSRKMNLTRGINLRKIAELMPGASGAEVKGVCTEAGMYALRERRVHVTQEDFEMAVAKVMQKDSEKNMSIKKLWK